A single window of Electrophorus electricus isolate fEleEle1 chromosome 16, fEleEle1.pri, whole genome shotgun sequence DNA harbors:
- the lig4 gene encoding DNA ligase 4, with protein MEGTSKNDGESQMSVAAQVPFIDLCTVLEKIQKAKLRPDKAKFLKDFMDSWRKFHAALHKDNPNTTDSFYPAMRLIVPPFERERMAYGIKENMLAKLYIEVLGLPKTGPEATKLLNYRAPTTSQGESGDFSLIAYFVLKKRCPSQGNLSIKEVNNFLDSVAMNNASKQKDLVKKSLLHLITQSSALEQKWLIRMILKDMKLGVSKETVLQVFHPDAPELYNVTTDLDKVCRQLHDPSITLTDVSIGLFSAFKPMLAAVANIPQVEKQIGNQPFYIETKLDGERIQLHKDGDVYKYYTRNSFEYTQQFGASPLEGSLTPYIHNVFKSHVVTCILDGEMMAYNPTTETFMQKGSKFDIKRLVDDSELQTCFCVFDVLLVNDRKFGNEPLKKRYDTLQTVFMPVKGRIQLVPKTEAKAIKEVVNALNEAIDNREEGIMVKNPLSIYKPDKRGEGWLKIKPEYVDGLMDELDLLIVGGYWGKGRRSGMLSHFLCAVAETPSPGGKPTVFHTVCRIGSGYTMKELYDLGLKLAKHWKVYRKIDPPPAILCGTEKPEVYIEPQNSVIIQVKAAEIVASDMYKTNCTLRFPRIERIREDKEWHQCMTLDELSQFCTKAFGKLASRHLYIQEDQPDKKKRKLGPKPKRTIGIVDHFRSQDLSAVTKETDMFEDVEFCVMSGSDTHSKAELEKTVVRCGGIVVQNPGKDTYCVIAGVENMRVKNLIGADQYDVVGASWLLECLDRKQVLPWQPRHMIHMSPSTREHFAEEYDCYGDSYYVDTDEQQLRDVFGRVRLVEMEVASVASVEEKYGWDDLPTSMFRPCCAYFDRYGDIGDPKSFIQGSCLNSRALEFRFHGGTVIKRLKEGISHVVVAGEERVQDLRTLRRLFTKKFKIVRETWVTESVKAGHLLNDNDYLM; from the coding sequence TTTCATGCTGCCCTTCACAAAGACAATCCCAACACTACAGACTCATTCTACCCAGCCATGCGTCTCATAGTGCCTCCATTTGAAAGGGAGAGGATGGCATATGGTATCAAAGAAAACATGTTGGCGAAACTCTATATCGAGGTTTTGGGCCTCCCAAAAACAGGACCAGAAGCAACTAAGCTTCTTAATTACAGAGCTCCCACTACATCTCAAGGGGAATCAGGAGACTTTTCCCTTATAGCTTACTTTGTCCTCAAAAAGAGATGCCCAAGCCAGGGTAACCTAAGCATTAAGGAGGTCAACAACTTTTTAGACTCAGTAGCTATGAATAATGCCAGCAAACAGAAAGACCTTGTGAAGAAAAGTCTTTTACATCTGATTACTCAGAGCTCAGCACTGGAGCAGAAGTGGCTTATTCGTATGATCCTGAAAGACATGAAGCTTGGCGTTAGCAAGGAAACAGTGCTCCAGGTATTCCACCCAGATGCTCCAGAGCTTTACAATGTCACTACAGACTTGGATAAGGTATGTAGACAGCTACATGACCCCTCCATTACATTGACTGATGTGTCAATTGGGTTGTTCTCTGCCTTCAAACCTATGCTGGCGGCTGTGGCCAACATCCCCCAAGTGGAGAAACAGATTGGAAATCAGCCCTTCTATATTGAGACCAAGCTGGATGGTGAACGCATTCAACTTCATAAGGATGGGGATGTATATAAATACTATACACGCAACTCATTTGAGTACACACAGCAATTTGGGGCCTCGCCACTAGAGGGGTCCCTTACACCATACATCCACAATGTCTTTAAGTCTCATGTGGTCACCTGCATCTTGGATGGGGAGATGATGGCTTACAACCCCACCACAGAGACCTTCATGCAAAAAGGCAGCAAATTTGATATCAAGAGGCTTGTGGATGACTCCGAGttacaaacatgtttttgtgtgtttgacgTACTGCTCGTCAATGACCGGAAGTTTGGAAATGAGCCTCTCAAGAAGCGTTATGACACCCTCCAGACTGTCTTCATGCCTGTTAAGGGCCGCATCCAGCTGGTGCCTAAAACCGAAGCCAAAGCCATTAAGGAAGTTGTAAACGCCCTCAATGAAGCCATCGACAATCGGGAAGAGGGGATCATGGTAAAAAACCCTCTGTCCATCTACAAGCCAGATAAACGTGGCGAGGGCTGGCTGAAGATTAAACCTGAGTATGTGGATGGTCTGATGGATGAACTGGATTTGCTGATAGTTGGAGGCTATTGGGGGAAAGGTAGGCGGAGTGGGATGTTGTcccacttcctctgtgccgtTGCTGAAACTCCAAGTCCTGGAGGGAAGCCCACAGTGTTCCATACAGTCTGTCGCATCGGATCAGGCTACACCATGAAGGAGCTTTATGATCTTGGCTTGAAACTGGCCAAACACTGGAAAGTTTACCGCAAGATTGACCCTCCTCCAGCCATTTTATGTGGAACAGAGAAGCCTGAGGTTTACATTGAGCCACAAAACTCTGTGATCATTCAGGTCAAAGCAGCGGAGATTGTAGCCAGTGACATGTATAAAACTAACTGCACATTGCGTTTCCCCAGGATTGAGAGAATCAGAGAAGACAAAGAATGGCATCAGTGCATGACCTTGGATGAGCTAAGTCAATTCTGCACTAAAGCCTTTGGTAAGCTGGCGTCCAGACATCTGTACATCCAGGAAGACCAGCCAGACAAAAAGAAACGTAAACTTGGGCCCAAGCCCAAAAGGACTATTGGTATTGTGGACCACTTCAGGTCCCAAGACCTGTCAGCAGTTACCAAAGAAACAGACATGTTTGAAGATGTAGAATTCTGTGTGATGAGCGGAAGTGACACGCATTCCAAGGCTGAGCTTGAGAAGACCGTGGTCCGCTGTGGCGGCATCGTGGTGCAGAACCCTGGGAAGGACACGTACTGTGTGATTGCTGGGGTGGAAAACATGAGGGTGAAGAACCTCATTGGTGCCGACCAGTATGATGTGGTGGGTGCCTCCTGGCTGCTGGAATGTCTGGACAGGAAACAGGTGCTGCCATGGCAGCCACGACACATGATCCACATGTCGCCTTCTACAAGGGAGCACTTTGCCGAAGAGTATGACTGCTACGGAGACAGTTACTATGTCGACACAGACGAGCAGCAGCTGCGGGATGTCTTTGGCAGGGTCAGACTTGTGGAAATGGAGGTTGCCTCTGTGGCTTCAGTAGAAGAGAAGTATGGTTGGGATGACTTGCCAACCAGCATGTTTAGACCTTGTTGCGCCTACTTTGACCGGTATGGTGACATCGGAGACCCGAAAAGTTTCATCCAAGGGTCATGCCTGAACTCCCGGGCCCTGGAGTTCCGCTTTCATGGAGGCACAGTGATAAAGAGACTAAAAGAAGGCATCTCGCATGTTGTGGTGGCAGGGGAGGAGAGAGTGCAGGACCTGAGGACACTGAGGCGTCTCTTCACAAAGAAGTTCAAGATAGTTAGAGAGACATGGGTAACTGAATCTGTTAAGGCAGGGCACTTATTGAATGACAATGACTACCTCATGTAA